One stretch of Malus domestica chromosome 14, GDT2T_hap1 DNA includes these proteins:
- the LOC103455505 gene encoding uncharacterized protein isoform X4, whose product MAVASKTRNMLENFVREGSFKWLLGNRSPYDEELEEMERSPSARTNWVPELSPIANIVVRRCSKILGVPTTELCEGFNSEASESIKHPSCYARNFLEYCCFRALALSTQVTGHLADKKFRRLTYDMMIAWEAPAAASQPLLNVLASSSDGRLQFFTYDKYLSGLERAIRKMRSQSESSLLSAMRSSKREKILEVDGTVTTQPVLEHVGISTWPGRLILTDHALYFEALRVVSYDKAKRYDLSDDLKQIVKPELTGPWGTRLFDKAVFYKSVSLSEPAIIEFPELKGHTRRDYWLAIIREILYVHRFIYKYQIKGIKKDEALSKAVLGILRLQAIKEISSQTDLRYESLLMFNLCDQLPGGDLILETMADMSTFKELNRSSNSKPGGGMYSISALDMISNLGFSFGTSSSSSVEAGLAVGEITVGEVTLLEKAVKESKNNYEKVALAQATVDGVKVEGIDTNFAVMKELLFPMMELWTCLLSLALWEDPLKSLLFCCVFTYIICRGWLSYAFALTLVFIAVFMVLTRYFSQGKSTHEVKVLAPPAMNTMEQLLAVQNAISQAEGIIQDGNIVLLKLRALLLSLFPQASERFAIALLVMALALAFLPVKYIVLYIFLETFTCYSPVRRSSTERWTRRLREWWFSIPAAPVILEREKEEKKKK is encoded by the exons ATGGCCGTGGCAAGCAAAACCAGAAATATGCTCGAGAATTTTGTAAGAGAAGGATCCTTCAAATGGTTGCTTGGAAATCGAAGCCCTTATGATGAAGAATTGGAGGAGATGGAAAGATCTCCTTCGGCCCGGACAAATTGGGTACCAGAGCTATCTCCAATTGCAAACATAGTAGTCCGAAGATGTTCAAA AATCCTTGGTGTTCCTACAACTGAGCTTTGTGAAGGCTTCAATTCTGAGGCTTCTGAATCTATAAAGCATCCATCGTGTTATGCAAGGAACTTTTTGGAATACTGCTGTTTTCGAGCACTTGCTCTATCCACTCAAGTAACAGGTCATCTGGCTGATAAAAAGTTTCGACGCCTGACATATGACATGATGATAGCTTGGGAGGCTCCAGCTGCTGCTAGCCAACCCTTACTAAAT gtGCTTGCATCATCAAGCGATGGGAGACTTCAGTTCTTCACATACGACAAGTACCTAAGTGGACTAGAAAG AGCaataagaaaaatgaggagccaaTCAGAGTCGTCACTTCTTTCTGCCATGCGATCATCAAAAAGAGAGAAGATTCTGGAAGTGGATGGAACGGTCACTACCCAGCCAGTTCTTGAGCACGTAGGAATTTCTACATGGCCTG GAAGGTTAATTCTGACAGACCATGCACTTTACTTCGAGGCCCTGCGTGTTGTATCTTATGACAAGGCGAAACGATATGATCTATCAGATGACTTAAAACAGATTGTGAAACCCGAGTTGACTGGCCCTTGGGGTACTAGACTGTTTGACAAGGCAGTCTTTTATAAATCAGTTTCGTT ATCAGAACCAGCTATAATAGAGTTCCCAGAGCTGAAGGGGCATACACGTCGTGATTATTGGCTAGCAATCATACGGGAGATTTTATATGTTCATCGATTTATATATAAATACCAGATCAAGGGGATTAAAAAGGATGAAGCACTTTCAAAGGCAGTGCTTGGAATTCTGCGACTACAAGCAATTAAAGAAATTAGCTCTCAAACTGATTTACGCTACGAGAGTCTTTTAATGTTCAATCTTTGTGATCAATTACCAGGTGGAGACTTGATACTTGAAACCATGGCAGATATGTCAACTTTTAAGGAATTAAATAGGTCTAGCAATTCTAAGCCCGGAGGTGGAATGTATTCGATCTCAGCTTTGGACATGATTTCTAACTTGGGATTTTCATTTGGAACAAGTTCTAGTAGTTCTGTTGAGGCTGGGCTTGCCGTGGGTGAGATAACTGTGGGAGAAGTTACTTTGCTTGAAAAAGCAGTTAAGGAATCTAAAAACAACTATGAAAAAGTGGCGCTAGCGCAAGCAACAGTAGATGGAGTCAAAGTGGAAGGGATCGATACAAATTTTGCAGTAATGAAG GAGTTACTCTTTCCAATGATGGAACTATGGACGTGCCTTCTTTCTTTGGCATTGTGGGAGGATCCGTTGAAGTCTTTGCTTTTCTGTTGTGTTTTCACTTACATCATTTGCAG GGGATGGCTGAGCTATGCCTTTGCGCTGACTCTCGTCTTTATTGCGGTCTTCATGGTCCTCACTCGATATTTTAGCCAAGGAAAGTCCACTCACGAGGTTAAGGTGTTAGCCCCTCCAGCGATGAATACGATGGAGCAGCTTTTGGCTGTTCAGAATGCAATATCTCAAGCTGAAGGGATCATCCAGGATGGGAACATTGTTCTTCTCAAGCTACGTGCCTTGTTGCTGTCCCTTTTTCCTCAG GCGAGTGAAAGATTCGCTATAGCTCTTCTAGTTATGGCTTTGGCTCTGGCGTTTCTGCCCGTTAAATACATTGTTCTATATATCTTTTTGGAGACGTTTACATGTTATTCGCCGGTGAGGAGATCTAGCACAGAGAGATGGACGAGAAGATTGCGAGAGTGGTGGTTCAGCATACCCGCGGCGCCCGTTATTcttgaaagagaaaaagaagagaagaagaagaaatga
- the LOC103455505 gene encoding uncharacterized protein isoform X2, translated as MAVASKTRNMLENFVREGSFKWLLGNRSPYDEELEEMERSPSARTNWVPELSPIANIVVRRCSKILGVPTTELCEGFNSEASESIKHPSCYARNFLEYCCFRALALSTQVTGHLADKKFRRLTYDMMIAWEAPAAASQPLLNLDEDLSVGVEAFSRIAPAVPIIANVITSENIFKVLASSSDGRLQFFTYDKYLSGLERAIRKMRSQSESSLLSAMRSSKREKILEVDGTVTTQPVLEHVGISTWPGRLILTDHALYFEALRVVSYDKAKRYDLSDDLKQIVKPELTGPWGTRLFDKAVFYKSVSLSEPAIIEFPELKGHTRRDYWLAIIREILYVHRFIYKYQIKGIKKDEALSKAVLGILRLQAIKEISSQTDLRYESLLMFNLCDQLPGGDLILETMADMSTFKELNRSSNSKPGGGMYSISALDMISNLGFSFGTSSSSSVEAGLAVGEITVGEVTLLEKAVKESKNNYEKVALAQATVDGVKVEGIDTNFAVMKELLFPMMELWTCLLSLALWEDPLKSLLFCCVFTYIICRGWLSYAFALTLVFIAVFMVLTRYFSQGKSTHEVKVLAPPAMNTMEQLLAVQNAISQAEGIIQDGNIVLLKLRALLLSLFPQASERFAIALLVMALALAFLPVKYIVLYIFLETFTCYSPVRRSSTERWTRRLREWWFSIPAAPVILEREKEEKKKK; from the exons ATGGCCGTGGCAAGCAAAACCAGAAATATGCTCGAGAATTTTGTAAGAGAAGGATCCTTCAAATGGTTGCTTGGAAATCGAAGCCCTTATGATGAAGAATTGGAGGAGATGGAAAGATCTCCTTCGGCCCGGACAAATTGGGTACCAGAGCTATCTCCAATTGCAAACATAGTAGTCCGAAGATGTTCAAA AATCCTTGGTGTTCCTACAACTGAGCTTTGTGAAGGCTTCAATTCTGAGGCTTCTGAATCTATAAAGCATCCATCGTGTTATGCAAGGAACTTTTTGGAATACTGCTGTTTTCGAGCACTTGCTCTATCCACTCAAGTAACAGGTCATCTGGCTGATAAAAAGTTTCGACGCCTGACATATGACATGATGATAGCTTGGGAGGCTCCAGCTGCTGCTAGCCAACCCTTACTAAAT TTAGATGAGGATTTATCTGTTGGGGTAGAGGCTTTCTCTAGAATAGCTCCAGCAGTTCCTATTATTGCAAATGTGATTAccagtgaaaatatttttaaggtGCTTGCATCATCAAGCGATGGGAGACTTCAGTTCTTCACATACGACAAGTACCTAAGTGGACTAGAAAG AGCaataagaaaaatgaggagccaaTCAGAGTCGTCACTTCTTTCTGCCATGCGATCATCAAAAAGAGAGAAGATTCTGGAAGTGGATGGAACGGTCACTACCCAGCCAGTTCTTGAGCACGTAGGAATTTCTACATGGCCTG GAAGGTTAATTCTGACAGACCATGCACTTTACTTCGAGGCCCTGCGTGTTGTATCTTATGACAAGGCGAAACGATATGATCTATCAGATGACTTAAAACAGATTGTGAAACCCGAGTTGACTGGCCCTTGGGGTACTAGACTGTTTGACAAGGCAGTCTTTTATAAATCAGTTTCGTT ATCAGAACCAGCTATAATAGAGTTCCCAGAGCTGAAGGGGCATACACGTCGTGATTATTGGCTAGCAATCATACGGGAGATTTTATATGTTCATCGATTTATATATAAATACCAGATCAAGGGGATTAAAAAGGATGAAGCACTTTCAAAGGCAGTGCTTGGAATTCTGCGACTACAAGCAATTAAAGAAATTAGCTCTCAAACTGATTTACGCTACGAGAGTCTTTTAATGTTCAATCTTTGTGATCAATTACCAGGTGGAGACTTGATACTTGAAACCATGGCAGATATGTCAACTTTTAAGGAATTAAATAGGTCTAGCAATTCTAAGCCCGGAGGTGGAATGTATTCGATCTCAGCTTTGGACATGATTTCTAACTTGGGATTTTCATTTGGAACAAGTTCTAGTAGTTCTGTTGAGGCTGGGCTTGCCGTGGGTGAGATAACTGTGGGAGAAGTTACTTTGCTTGAAAAAGCAGTTAAGGAATCTAAAAACAACTATGAAAAAGTGGCGCTAGCGCAAGCAACAGTAGATGGAGTCAAAGTGGAAGGGATCGATACAAATTTTGCAGTAATGAAG GAGTTACTCTTTCCAATGATGGAACTATGGACGTGCCTTCTTTCTTTGGCATTGTGGGAGGATCCGTTGAAGTCTTTGCTTTTCTGTTGTGTTTTCACTTACATCATTTGCAG GGGATGGCTGAGCTATGCCTTTGCGCTGACTCTCGTCTTTATTGCGGTCTTCATGGTCCTCACTCGATATTTTAGCCAAGGAAAGTCCACTCACGAGGTTAAGGTGTTAGCCCCTCCAGCGATGAATACGATGGAGCAGCTTTTGGCTGTTCAGAATGCAATATCTCAAGCTGAAGGGATCATCCAGGATGGGAACATTGTTCTTCTCAAGCTACGTGCCTTGTTGCTGTCCCTTTTTCCTCAG GCGAGTGAAAGATTCGCTATAGCTCTTCTAGTTATGGCTTTGGCTCTGGCGTTTCTGCCCGTTAAATACATTGTTCTATATATCTTTTTGGAGACGTTTACATGTTATTCGCCGGTGAGGAGATCTAGCACAGAGAGATGGACGAGAAGATTGCGAGAGTGGTGGTTCAGCATACCCGCGGCGCCCGTTATTcttgaaagagaaaaagaagagaagaagaagaaatga
- the LOC103455505 gene encoding uncharacterized protein isoform X1, which yields MAVASKTRNMLENFVREGSFKWLLGNRSPYDEELEEMERSPSARTNWVPELSPIANIVVRRCSKILGVPTTELCEGFNSEASESIKHPSCYARNFLEYCCFRALALSTQVTGHLADKKFRRLTYDMMIAWEAPAAASQPLLNLDEDLSVGVEAFSRIAPAVPIIANVITSENIFKVLASSSDGRLQFFTYDKYLSGLERNLKFFSYRAIRKMRSQSESSLLSAMRSSKREKILEVDGTVTTQPVLEHVGISTWPGRLILTDHALYFEALRVVSYDKAKRYDLSDDLKQIVKPELTGPWGTRLFDKAVFYKSVSLSEPAIIEFPELKGHTRRDYWLAIIREILYVHRFIYKYQIKGIKKDEALSKAVLGILRLQAIKEISSQTDLRYESLLMFNLCDQLPGGDLILETMADMSTFKELNRSSNSKPGGGMYSISALDMISNLGFSFGTSSSSSVEAGLAVGEITVGEVTLLEKAVKESKNNYEKVALAQATVDGVKVEGIDTNFAVMKELLFPMMELWTCLLSLALWEDPLKSLLFCCVFTYIICRGWLSYAFALTLVFIAVFMVLTRYFSQGKSTHEVKVLAPPAMNTMEQLLAVQNAISQAEGIIQDGNIVLLKLRALLLSLFPQASERFAIALLVMALALAFLPVKYIVLYIFLETFTCYSPVRRSSTERWTRRLREWWFSIPAAPVILEREKEEKKKK from the exons ATGGCCGTGGCAAGCAAAACCAGAAATATGCTCGAGAATTTTGTAAGAGAAGGATCCTTCAAATGGTTGCTTGGAAATCGAAGCCCTTATGATGAAGAATTGGAGGAGATGGAAAGATCTCCTTCGGCCCGGACAAATTGGGTACCAGAGCTATCTCCAATTGCAAACATAGTAGTCCGAAGATGTTCAAA AATCCTTGGTGTTCCTACAACTGAGCTTTGTGAAGGCTTCAATTCTGAGGCTTCTGAATCTATAAAGCATCCATCGTGTTATGCAAGGAACTTTTTGGAATACTGCTGTTTTCGAGCACTTGCTCTATCCACTCAAGTAACAGGTCATCTGGCTGATAAAAAGTTTCGACGCCTGACATATGACATGATGATAGCTTGGGAGGCTCCAGCTGCTGCTAGCCAACCCTTACTAAAT TTAGATGAGGATTTATCTGTTGGGGTAGAGGCTTTCTCTAGAATAGCTCCAGCAGTTCCTATTATTGCAAATGTGATTAccagtgaaaatatttttaaggtGCTTGCATCATCAAGCGATGGGAGACTTCAGTTCTTCACATACGACAAGTACCTAAGTGGACTAGAAAG gaatttgaaatttttctcATACAGAGCaataagaaaaatgaggagccaaTCAGAGTCGTCACTTCTTTCTGCCATGCGATCATCAAAAAGAGAGAAGATTCTGGAAGTGGATGGAACGGTCACTACCCAGCCAGTTCTTGAGCACGTAGGAATTTCTACATGGCCTG GAAGGTTAATTCTGACAGACCATGCACTTTACTTCGAGGCCCTGCGTGTTGTATCTTATGACAAGGCGAAACGATATGATCTATCAGATGACTTAAAACAGATTGTGAAACCCGAGTTGACTGGCCCTTGGGGTACTAGACTGTTTGACAAGGCAGTCTTTTATAAATCAGTTTCGTT ATCAGAACCAGCTATAATAGAGTTCCCAGAGCTGAAGGGGCATACACGTCGTGATTATTGGCTAGCAATCATACGGGAGATTTTATATGTTCATCGATTTATATATAAATACCAGATCAAGGGGATTAAAAAGGATGAAGCACTTTCAAAGGCAGTGCTTGGAATTCTGCGACTACAAGCAATTAAAGAAATTAGCTCTCAAACTGATTTACGCTACGAGAGTCTTTTAATGTTCAATCTTTGTGATCAATTACCAGGTGGAGACTTGATACTTGAAACCATGGCAGATATGTCAACTTTTAAGGAATTAAATAGGTCTAGCAATTCTAAGCCCGGAGGTGGAATGTATTCGATCTCAGCTTTGGACATGATTTCTAACTTGGGATTTTCATTTGGAACAAGTTCTAGTAGTTCTGTTGAGGCTGGGCTTGCCGTGGGTGAGATAACTGTGGGAGAAGTTACTTTGCTTGAAAAAGCAGTTAAGGAATCTAAAAACAACTATGAAAAAGTGGCGCTAGCGCAAGCAACAGTAGATGGAGTCAAAGTGGAAGGGATCGATACAAATTTTGCAGTAATGAAG GAGTTACTCTTTCCAATGATGGAACTATGGACGTGCCTTCTTTCTTTGGCATTGTGGGAGGATCCGTTGAAGTCTTTGCTTTTCTGTTGTGTTTTCACTTACATCATTTGCAG GGGATGGCTGAGCTATGCCTTTGCGCTGACTCTCGTCTTTATTGCGGTCTTCATGGTCCTCACTCGATATTTTAGCCAAGGAAAGTCCACTCACGAGGTTAAGGTGTTAGCCCCTCCAGCGATGAATACGATGGAGCAGCTTTTGGCTGTTCAGAATGCAATATCTCAAGCTGAAGGGATCATCCAGGATGGGAACATTGTTCTTCTCAAGCTACGTGCCTTGTTGCTGTCCCTTTTTCCTCAG GCGAGTGAAAGATTCGCTATAGCTCTTCTAGTTATGGCTTTGGCTCTGGCGTTTCTGCCCGTTAAATACATTGTTCTATATATCTTTTTGGAGACGTTTACATGTTATTCGCCGGTGAGGAGATCTAGCACAGAGAGATGGACGAGAAGATTGCGAGAGTGGTGGTTCAGCATACCCGCGGCGCCCGTTATTcttgaaagagaaaaagaagagaagaagaagaaatga
- the LOC103455504 gene encoding transcription factor BEE 3, producing MSEFTEDFQSIKPSFPFLDIDPNMELVNQFADQFNVPSVMEYPSLNFHTYMPFTTDSYLFSNQEPEFPAGNMVENFPKLEVHQTVADGSETKKRIAVGDASQSSSGISTPPVSETGITRKNSAGRGKRVKSNEKEDEKPKEVVHVRARRGQATDSHSLAERVRRGKINERLKCLQDIVPGCSNKTMGMAVMLDEIINYVQSLQNQIEFLSMRLAAASSFYDFNSNTDATETMQIAAELERLKREAAGYGGFGASFQSTSSTWSP from the exons atGTCTGAATTCACAGAAGATTTTCAAAGCATTAAACCTTCATTTCCTTTCTTAGATATTGACCCAAACATGGAACTAGTAAACCAGTTTGCAGACCAATTCAATGTTCCAAGTGTCATGGAATATCCAAGCTTGAATTTCCACACCTACATGCCCTTCACAACCGACAGTTACTTGTTCAGCAATCAAGAACCCGAGTTCCCCGCCGGAAACATGGTCGAAAACTTTCCAAAATTAGAAGTTCATCAGACAGTTGCGGATGGAAGTGAAACCAAGAAGAGAATAGCAGTGGGTGATGCATCACAGAGCAGCTCTGGAATCTCTACTCCCCCAGTTTCTGAAACCGGGATTACGCGAAAAAAT AGCGCAGGAAGAGGAAAGAGGGTCAAGAGCAATGAGAAGGAAGATGAGAAACCAAAGGAAGTTGTTCATGTTAGAGCCAGGAGAGGCCAAGCCACTGATAGCCACAGTCTAGCGGAAAGG GTTAGAAGAGGAAAAATCAATGAAAGACTGAAATGTTTGCAAGATATTGTCCCAGGGTGCTCTAACAAG ACGATGGGAATGGCGGTAATGTTGGACGAGATAATTAACTATGTTCAGTCCTTGCAGAACCAGATTGAG TTCCTATCTATGAGGCTGGCTGCAGCAAGCTCTTTCTATGACTTCAACTCAAATACTGATGCTACGGAGACAATGCAG ATAGCAGCAGAGTTGGAGAGATTGAAGAGAGAAGCTGCAGGATATGGAGGGTTTGGTGCTAGTTTCCAATCAACATCTTCAACTTGGTCCCCctga
- the LOC103455506 gene encoding VQ motif-containing protein 20-like yields MSPHANANKRDVISNNDNHRTLFYPPPLKINKDSHPIKKSSPSSSSGSPSSSASSSTPSLVNAVAGAKPAQQQRHPVIIYTHSPKIIHTHPRDFMALVQKLTGRSRFEDDARQPRPQPPPPSKKREVNVDGLLEEEIMNNNRIAGKVMMRNEDNDSSSVITTEENCSSTNINSNDINNNNNNNNVGVGSVVGVGGEGGGGGGGGGGGGDGQVSSCFMPPNPYIGNIPVITPKATDFLCSNSINHLFTTI; encoded by the coding sequence ATGAGCCCACATGCAAACGCAAACAAAAGGGACGTGATCTCCAACAACGACAATCATCGGACGTTGTTTTACCCTCCGCCCTTGAAGATCAACAAGGACTCCCACCCCATCAAAAAGTCCTCGCCCTCCTCGTCGTCGGGCTCGCCGTCATCGTCTGCGTCATCATCCACGCCTTCCCTCGTGAACGCTGTGGCTGGGGCAAAACCGGCCCAACAACAGCGCCACCCGGTGATTATATACACGCATTCACCCAAGATCATCCACACGCACCCAAGGGACTTCATGGCGTTGGTGCAGAAGCTCACGGGGCGCTCGCGCTTTGAGGACGATGCGCGACAGCCTCGTCCACAGCCGCCGCCTCCTTCAAAGAAACGTGAGGTAAATGTGGATGGTTTGCTGGAGGAGGAGATCATGAATAATAATAGGATCGCCGGAAAGGTTATGATGAGGAACGAGGACAATGATTCGTCGTCGGTTATTACGACGGAGGAGAATTGTAGCAGCACAAACATTAATAGTAATGATattaacaacaacaataacaataataatgtaGGAGTAGGGAGTGTCGTAGGTGTAGGAGGAGAGGggggaggagggggaggaggaggaggaggaggaggggatgGTCAGGTGAGTTCCTGCTTCATGCCGCCCAATCCTTACATCGGAAACATTCCGGTTATTACGCCAAAGGCCACCGATTTCTTGTGCTCCAATTCCATCAACCACCTCTTCACAACAATATGA
- the LOC103455505 gene encoding uncharacterized protein isoform X3, whose product MAVASKTRNMLENFVREGSFKWLLGNRSPYDEELEEMERSPSARTNWVPELSPIANIVVRRCSKILGVPTTELCEGFNSEASESIKHPSCYARNFLEYCCFRALALSTQVTGHLADKKFRRLTYDMMIAWEAPAAASQPLLNVLASSSDGRLQFFTYDKYLSGLERNLKFFSYRAIRKMRSQSESSLLSAMRSSKREKILEVDGTVTTQPVLEHVGISTWPGRLILTDHALYFEALRVVSYDKAKRYDLSDDLKQIVKPELTGPWGTRLFDKAVFYKSVSLSEPAIIEFPELKGHTRRDYWLAIIREILYVHRFIYKYQIKGIKKDEALSKAVLGILRLQAIKEISSQTDLRYESLLMFNLCDQLPGGDLILETMADMSTFKELNRSSNSKPGGGMYSISALDMISNLGFSFGTSSSSSVEAGLAVGEITVGEVTLLEKAVKESKNNYEKVALAQATVDGVKVEGIDTNFAVMKELLFPMMELWTCLLSLALWEDPLKSLLFCCVFTYIICRGWLSYAFALTLVFIAVFMVLTRYFSQGKSTHEVKVLAPPAMNTMEQLLAVQNAISQAEGIIQDGNIVLLKLRALLLSLFPQASERFAIALLVMALALAFLPVKYIVLYIFLETFTCYSPVRRSSTERWTRRLREWWFSIPAAPVILEREKEEKKKK is encoded by the exons ATGGCCGTGGCAAGCAAAACCAGAAATATGCTCGAGAATTTTGTAAGAGAAGGATCCTTCAAATGGTTGCTTGGAAATCGAAGCCCTTATGATGAAGAATTGGAGGAGATGGAAAGATCTCCTTCGGCCCGGACAAATTGGGTACCAGAGCTATCTCCAATTGCAAACATAGTAGTCCGAAGATGTTCAAA AATCCTTGGTGTTCCTACAACTGAGCTTTGTGAAGGCTTCAATTCTGAGGCTTCTGAATCTATAAAGCATCCATCGTGTTATGCAAGGAACTTTTTGGAATACTGCTGTTTTCGAGCACTTGCTCTATCCACTCAAGTAACAGGTCATCTGGCTGATAAAAAGTTTCGACGCCTGACATATGACATGATGATAGCTTGGGAGGCTCCAGCTGCTGCTAGCCAACCCTTACTAAAT gtGCTTGCATCATCAAGCGATGGGAGACTTCAGTTCTTCACATACGACAAGTACCTAAGTGGACTAGAAAG gaatttgaaatttttctcATACAGAGCaataagaaaaatgaggagccaaTCAGAGTCGTCACTTCTTTCTGCCATGCGATCATCAAAAAGAGAGAAGATTCTGGAAGTGGATGGAACGGTCACTACCCAGCCAGTTCTTGAGCACGTAGGAATTTCTACATGGCCTG GAAGGTTAATTCTGACAGACCATGCACTTTACTTCGAGGCCCTGCGTGTTGTATCTTATGACAAGGCGAAACGATATGATCTATCAGATGACTTAAAACAGATTGTGAAACCCGAGTTGACTGGCCCTTGGGGTACTAGACTGTTTGACAAGGCAGTCTTTTATAAATCAGTTTCGTT ATCAGAACCAGCTATAATAGAGTTCCCAGAGCTGAAGGGGCATACACGTCGTGATTATTGGCTAGCAATCATACGGGAGATTTTATATGTTCATCGATTTATATATAAATACCAGATCAAGGGGATTAAAAAGGATGAAGCACTTTCAAAGGCAGTGCTTGGAATTCTGCGACTACAAGCAATTAAAGAAATTAGCTCTCAAACTGATTTACGCTACGAGAGTCTTTTAATGTTCAATCTTTGTGATCAATTACCAGGTGGAGACTTGATACTTGAAACCATGGCAGATATGTCAACTTTTAAGGAATTAAATAGGTCTAGCAATTCTAAGCCCGGAGGTGGAATGTATTCGATCTCAGCTTTGGACATGATTTCTAACTTGGGATTTTCATTTGGAACAAGTTCTAGTAGTTCTGTTGAGGCTGGGCTTGCCGTGGGTGAGATAACTGTGGGAGAAGTTACTTTGCTTGAAAAAGCAGTTAAGGAATCTAAAAACAACTATGAAAAAGTGGCGCTAGCGCAAGCAACAGTAGATGGAGTCAAAGTGGAAGGGATCGATACAAATTTTGCAGTAATGAAG GAGTTACTCTTTCCAATGATGGAACTATGGACGTGCCTTCTTTCTTTGGCATTGTGGGAGGATCCGTTGAAGTCTTTGCTTTTCTGTTGTGTTTTCACTTACATCATTTGCAG GGGATGGCTGAGCTATGCCTTTGCGCTGACTCTCGTCTTTATTGCGGTCTTCATGGTCCTCACTCGATATTTTAGCCAAGGAAAGTCCACTCACGAGGTTAAGGTGTTAGCCCCTCCAGCGATGAATACGATGGAGCAGCTTTTGGCTGTTCAGAATGCAATATCTCAAGCTGAAGGGATCATCCAGGATGGGAACATTGTTCTTCTCAAGCTACGTGCCTTGTTGCTGTCCCTTTTTCCTCAG GCGAGTGAAAGATTCGCTATAGCTCTTCTAGTTATGGCTTTGGCTCTGGCGTTTCTGCCCGTTAAATACATTGTTCTATATATCTTTTTGGAGACGTTTACATGTTATTCGCCGGTGAGGAGATCTAGCACAGAGAGATGGACGAGAAGATTGCGAGAGTGGTGGTTCAGCATACCCGCGGCGCCCGTTATTcttgaaagagaaaaagaagagaagaagaagaaatga